AAGCAAGATGCCAGCTGGTACAGCTCCCTCCCCTTGCGGGTTTTTGCGTCGAATCGTAGAGTGTGTGCAGCCGAAAAACGGCTGCGGTAGAGAGAATGTGACCGAATTGGCCCCATGCGACATAAATGGAGAAAGACCGATGCCGGCCCTCAACTCGACGGCGGAGTGACCCAGACAAACAATGGCACTGACGGCGACAGAAATTTCCCAGGTAGTGGCAGAAGTGGCTCCGGCGCTGATCGGGGGATGGATCCAAAAAGCCTATCAACCGACAGCTCGAACGGTCGTGCTGGAAATCCGAACGCCCGGACACACGCATCGACTGTTGCTCTCAGCCCATCCCGCATCGACGCGTCTTCATCTTGTCACTCACGCACTACAGAATCCGCCGGCTCCGCCGGCTTTTTGCCAATACCTCCGGGCGCATCTCCACGGCGCACGGGTTGACGACCTTCGCCAAGAAGGTCGAGACCGTGTCGTGGCCCTGTCGCTCACGACCAAAACCGGCTCCCAACGCCTCATTGCAGAGCTGACCGGCCACAACGCCAACTTTCTCGTGCTTGATGCGGAACAACGGCTATTGAGGGATCTGAATCGTTCGGCTGACATGTATGGCAAACCATACCAACCGCCGGTTCTTTCAGCCGGCGCCGGACCACGGGAACGGGACGCCCGCTTCGCAGCCGATGCACGCGGGCGGTTCGGCTTGTCCGCCGCAATTGAGTCCTACTATGACGAGAAAGAATCGACGGACAACACGGCCGCTGTCCGGGACGCCCGTGCAAGCCAGATCAGGAAAACGATTAAAAAACAGGGGCGGCGCGTGGAGGCCTGGCGGAGCGATCTCGCTAAAGCAGAAAAGTATCGCAACTATGCCCGCTATGGAGAGTTATTGAAGTCCAACCTGGGCACGATCAAGAAAGGGCTGGAGTCGATCGTGGTCGTCGACTATTTTGACGAGCTCTTGCCTGAAATCACAATCCCGCTCGATCCCACAAAGTCTGCTCAGGGGAATATGGACGACTACTTTCGCAAACAACGGAAACACGCGACGGCTGAGCGAGAACTGCTCCCTCGAATCGCGCAGGGAGAAGCCGAGATCGATGGGCTTCGCCGGGAACTGCAATCCATCGAACAAGGAACCTGGCAACCGGCACCGCCCCAGGCGTCAGTCAACGCGCCCACCAGGCGACGGGATCGATCGCCATCATCAAAGGAGCGGCCTGACGAACGGCGTGGCCCGTTCCGCCGCTTCACATCCTCGGACGGACTTCCGATCTTTGTGGGACGGAATGCGCGGGAGAATGACGAACTGACCTTTGGGCTCGCCAAGAGCGACGACCTCTGGCTTCATGCCCGCGGCACACCCGGCTCACACGTCGTGGTCCGCCTGGAAAAAGGCAGCGACCCGCCACCGGAAACCATCCGAGACGCCGCTACACTGGCGTTGCTCTATAGCGACCTCAAGAAAAGCGGCAAAGGCGAGGTGATCTATGCGCGGCGCAAGTGGGTCAAGAAAGCGAAGGGGCAGGCGCCCGGCGCCGTGACGGTGACCCAAGATAAGTCTCTTCACGTCAGTCTCGATAAGAAACGACTGGATGCCCTCAAGGCCCGCTCAGCCCAGGAATAAGCAACCAAATCATCAGCGGCTTTCCTAATTTTCTCGCGCCATGCTACAGTGCCCACATATGGGCACTACGATCCACACTGCATTTCTCCTCCATGCCGTCACCGAGCTCTTGCGATCGAACGGATCGCAGGACTTCGGCATCCGGCTGGTCACGCTCCTCAAGCAACAGATCCCACTCGACGCGGCCGGCCTCTACCTCTACAACCAGTCCGTCCATACATTCACGCTCCTTCACACGATTCCATCCCCAAACGACACCTGCGAGGTTTCACATCTCCCCGCCACCGGCACCGCAAAAGAAGCGGCACTTCTCGCGGGACACGCCTTGCGCTGCGACGATCTCCTGGCCGCGGGATGGACTGAAGGATCTGTGTTGCGACAAATATCGAGCACCATTTCCGGCATCGTCGCGCCGCTGATGCTGACCACCCCGGAAGCCCCGCCTCGTCCGATTGCCGTCATGTTCATCGGAGCCCTCTCGAACGCCGCCTTTACCGAAGAAGACCGGGCATTGCTCGACGACTTGAGCACTACCATCGCCCCAGTGCTGAAAAATGTACTGGCGGTCGAGGAACGCGACGCGTTGCGCGCGATCAACAACCGCCTCGTCGTCGGGAGCTTCACCATCGAGACCTTGCTGCCCGCCACACTCGACCTGTTGCAACGGTCTATTTCACACGACATGCGCGGACTGGTCCGATTCGTCCATTCGTCTGAAGGTCCCTGGTTCGACATCGTCTGCATCGACGGCGTAGCCATCGATCTTGCTCAGCTCAAACAATTTCCATTCAACCGCATGGCACCCGCCGAAATGTTGGCGACCGGAAAACCGTTGCTCCTGACCGGCCAGAACCGCGAGCGATTTCCCGAGCGGTCCTATATCGAATCGGTCGGCATCATGTCCTGCATGCTCTGCCCGCTGATTGTCCGCGGGACTCCATACGGCTTCCTGGCCATCGGCAGCAAACGAACCAACGCCTTTTCCGAGGAAAATCTCGCCGTCGCGGAGCAATTCGGTTACCACCTGTCGCAAGCCATCGCCAACCTCACCGCCTATGAAGAGATTCGCACGCTGAAGGAGCAACTCGAGCAGGAAAACGTCTACCTGCGCGATGAGATGACCGCGTCGGTCGATTTCAATCAGCTGGTCGGAGAAAGTCCGGCACTGCAAAAAACGCTGAAGGCCATCGAGCAAGTCGCGCCGACCGATTCCACCGTTCTTATCACAGGGGAAACCGGAACAGGCAAGGAACTGGTCGCTCAGGCCATCCATCGCCTCTCGCCACGAAAAGACAAGCCGTTGATCACGGTGAACTGCGCCGCGCTGCCGCCGACCTTGATCGAGTCGGAACTCTTCGGCCATGAAAAGGGCGCGTTTACGAATGCGACGGCCCGCAAGATCGGCCGATTCGAACTCGCGAATGGAGGCACGATCTTCCTAGACGAAATCGGCGAGCTCCCGATCGATCTCCAGGCAAAATTCCTGCGGGTGCTCGAAGCCCAGGAATTGGAACGAGTCGGCGGCACACACCCCATCAAGCTGAATGTCCGCGTGCTCGCCGCCACCAACGTAGACATGGGACAGGCGGTAAAGAAGGGGGGGTTTCGCTCCGACCTCTTCTATCGGCTCAATGTATTTCCGATTTGCATCCCCCCGCTTCGGAACCGCCGCGAAGATATCCCGATGCTCGCACGGCACTTCGTGAAAAAATATTGCGAGCGGCACCGGAAGACCATCACCCGCATCGGCAGCAATACGCTGAAAGCCCTCGGATCGTACGAGTGGCCCGGGAACGTGCGCGAACTCGAGCACATGGTCGAACGGGCCGTGATCGTCAACCCCGGACCCATCCTGGTCATCGATGAGCTGGATCCACCGATGAAGAACGCCGACGGAAAAGATTCTCCGCGCACACTAGCGGACGCCGAGCGCACACATATCATTCAGACGCTCGGCCAAACCAACTGGGTGCTGGCCGGAAAGCAAGGCGCAGCGGTGCGCCTGGGGATGAAACGCTCAACCCTCCAACATCGGATAAAGAAACTCGGGATTATTCGTCCCCCACGCCATCACAAATAATCTGCCTACATATCGGCAGTCTCACCCAGCCCTGCCAATCTATCGGCACCGTTCAGAGCTCGTCAGTATTCGCTCGACTCTCTCTTTCTCATGCCTCTTCCTATTCCATCAAAGACTTGCAAGGACTTGCGCGGCCATCACTCACAGCGCCAGCGGCCTGGCACTATCCCTGCTCTCTTCCGTCTGCATGCAGCAACCCCACCCCATGACTCCCGAGCATCTCAGCCGAACCATCGAAGCCTACATGGCAGAGCGGCAGGCCGAGATCCTTCCCTCCGGCGAACAAACGACAGACGGGAAGCAGCTCTCCTGGTGCGGCGAAGTATTGGAATATCTCACGGAAGGCCTGGCTGAACGGCTGGCCGCGCGCGGCATCACCTTCAGCAAGACCTTTCCAGGCCCGTTCCGGTTGATGGACGAAGATCAACTGAACGACGGCCGGCATGTGCGCCGATTCTGGACGACGGCGCTCGACCATGGCTGTCCCATCGCGCGTCTCTGCACCAAGTTCTTTCATCGCCACGACAACGTGACGTTGCCACAACCACCCCAAGTGATCGCCTATCCCCCCGATCATCCGGAACCCGATATGGAGAAACCGGCGTGAATTACGTGGCGCTCAAAATGCTGTTCGGCGATCGCGCCAAATACCTCATGCTGCTCTGCGGATTGACCTTCGCCGTGATGCTGATCGTCCAGCAGGGTTCGATCTTCTGGGGTCTCATGATCTGGTCTCAATCCAGCGTCAGCAATCTCAACGTGCCGATCTGGGTCACGGATCCCGGCATTGCACAGGTCGACGAAGTGAAACCGATCGCCGACACCGCCGTCGACCGCGTGCGCAGCGTCCCCGGCGTGGAATGGGCCGTCCCGCTTTACAAAGGATTGTTACGCGCGCGACTCTCCAACGGGGACTATCATCAGATCACCCTCACCGGGCTGGAGTCTTCGACGCTGATCGGACGTCCGTCCGAAGTCCTGGAAGGCCGGTTCGAAGATGTGTTGCAACCCGATGCCGTGGTGCTGGATCAATGGGCGGTCGAACGCATGGGCGGCCCTTCCGTCATCAAGATCGGCACCATTTTCGAACTGAACGACAAACTGGCCCGTGTGGTCGCGATCGCCAAAACTCAAAAGAGCTTCACCAATATCCCGGTCGTCTACACCACCTACGAACGTGCTATCCGCTATGTGCCCCGCGAGCGCCGGACCCTGTCGTACGTACTGGCCAAGGCAAAAGACGGCGTTCCCGTCGAAGAAGTCACCACACGCATCCGTGAGCAGACCGGGCTGGGCGCATTCACCGCCGAAGACTTCGGCTGGAAGACCATCGGTTGGGTCCTCAAAAATACCGGGATCGGCATCAACTTCGGCACAACGATTCTGCTGGGATTCATCGTCGGCATGGCGATCGCAGGGCAAACGTTCTACCTGTTCACCGTAGAAAACCTCCGGCAATTCGGCGCGCTCAAAGCCATGGGCGCCTCAACCTTTACCCTGGCACGAATGATTCTGCTGCAAGCGTTCACCGTAGGGCTCACCGGCTATGGAGTCGGTATCGGCCTCGCCACGGGCTTCGGATTCTTGACGGCACGAAGCGGCGGATTGCCTTTCATCGAAACCTGGCAACTGCTGCTCCTGGTGCTGGTAGCGCTCTTGGCGATCTGCGCCTTCTCGGCCTTGATCAGCATCATCAAGCTCGCCCGGCTCGAGCCGGCTGTGGTCTTTCGGTGAACATGACGGATCATCACACACCATCGGCAGCCGTCAGCCTCCGCGGCATCGTGAAATCCTTCGGCACCGGCGACACAAAAGTGACCGTGCTCAGAGGCATCGACCTCGATATTTATCTGGGCGAGATGCTGTTGCTCGTCGGCGAATCCGGCGGCGGGAAAACCACGCTGCTGTCAGCCATTGCTGGGATTCTCGATATTGATGAAGGCAACATTGATGTGCTGGGCGTGCCGCTGAGCGCGCTACCGGCCGGCAAGCGCACGACGTTTCGCGGTCAAACCATGGGATTCATCTATCAGCAATTCAACCTGTTGCCTGCATTGACGGCGGCTGAGAATGTCGCCGTGCCCCTCCTGATCCAGAGGATCAACCGCTCCGAAGCCCTGCGGCGAGCACGAGTCATGCTCGACCGTGTCGGCCTGGGCGACCGTGCGGAGTTCCTACCGAAGAGTCTTTCCGGCGGGCAGCAGCAACGCGTGGCCATCGCCAGGGCCCTGGTCAATGAGCCGCGCCTGCTCATCTGCGATGAACCGACTGCAGCGCTGGATGGCCCAAACGGGCAGAAGATCATGGAGCTGTTACGCGAAGTGGGCCGCGCGCCGGACCGCTGCGTGGTCATCGTCACTCACGACAGCCGCATTTTTCACTTCGGCGACCGTATGGCCAACCTTACTGACGGACGCATTGTCGGTATCGAAACGATCACCAGAGAGGGCACGGCATGATTATCTTCAAACGTTTCAGTGTCTGGGCCGCGCTGGCCGGAGTGGCCTTCGCTGCCTGGGCATTGATGGGCGCTAATAAGATTGAGCCGATGCCGACGCCCATCACAGAGC
Above is a window of Nitrospira lenta DNA encoding:
- a CDS encoding Rqc2 family fibronectin-binding protein gives rise to the protein MALTATEISQVVAEVAPALIGGWIQKAYQPTARTVVLEIRTPGHTHRLLLSAHPASTRLHLVTHALQNPPAPPAFCQYLRAHLHGARVDDLRQEGRDRVVALSLTTKTGSQRLIAELTGHNANFLVLDAEQRLLRDLNRSADMYGKPYQPPVLSAGAGPRERDARFAADARGRFGLSAAIESYYDEKESTDNTAAVRDARASQIRKTIKKQGRRVEAWRSDLAKAEKYRNYARYGELLKSNLGTIKKGLESIVVVDYFDELLPEITIPLDPTKSAQGNMDDYFRKQRKHATAERELLPRIAQGEAEIDGLRRELQSIEQGTWQPAPPQASVNAPTRRRDRSPSSKERPDERRGPFRRFTSSDGLPIFVGRNARENDELTFGLAKSDDLWLHARGTPGSHVVVRLEKGSDPPPETIRDAATLALLYSDLKKSGKGEVIYARRKWVKKAKGQAPGAVTVTQDKSLHVSLDKKRLDALKARSAQE
- a CDS encoding sigma 54-interacting transcriptional regulator, yielding MGTTIHTAFLLHAVTELLRSNGSQDFGIRLVTLLKQQIPLDAAGLYLYNQSVHTFTLLHTIPSPNDTCEVSHLPATGTAKEAALLAGHALRCDDLLAAGWTEGSVLRQISSTISGIVAPLMLTTPEAPPRPIAVMFIGALSNAAFTEEDRALLDDLSTTIAPVLKNVLAVEERDALRAINNRLVVGSFTIETLLPATLDLLQRSISHDMRGLVRFVHSSEGPWFDIVCIDGVAIDLAQLKQFPFNRMAPAEMLATGKPLLLTGQNRERFPERSYIESVGIMSCMLCPLIVRGTPYGFLAIGSKRTNAFSEENLAVAEQFGYHLSQAIANLTAYEEIRTLKEQLEQENVYLRDEMTASVDFNQLVGESPALQKTLKAIEQVAPTDSTVLITGETGTGKELVAQAIHRLSPRKDKPLITVNCAALPPTLIESELFGHEKGAFTNATARKIGRFELANGGTIFLDEIGELPIDLQAKFLRVLEAQELERVGGTHPIKLNVRVLAATNVDMGQAVKKGGFRSDLFYRLNVFPICIPPLRNRREDIPMLARHFVKKYCERHRKTITRIGSNTLKALGSYEWPGNVRELEHMVERAVIVNPGPILVIDELDPPMKNADGKDSPRTLADAERTHIIQTLGQTNWVLAGKQGAAVRLGMKRSTLQHRIKKLGIIRPPRHHK
- a CDS encoding DUF6022 family protein, coding for MTPEHLSRTIEAYMAERQAEILPSGEQTTDGKQLSWCGEVLEYLTEGLAERLAARGITFSKTFPGPFRLMDEDQLNDGRHVRRFWTTALDHGCPIARLCTKFFHRHDNVTLPQPPQVIAYPPDHPEPDMEKPA
- a CDS encoding ABC transporter permease, which produces MNYVALKMLFGDRAKYLMLLCGLTFAVMLIVQQGSIFWGLMIWSQSSVSNLNVPIWVTDPGIAQVDEVKPIADTAVDRVRSVPGVEWAVPLYKGLLRARLSNGDYHQITLTGLESSTLIGRPSEVLEGRFEDVLQPDAVVLDQWAVERMGGPSVIKIGTIFELNDKLARVVAIAKTQKSFTNIPVVYTTYERAIRYVPRERRTLSYVLAKAKDGVPVEEVTTRIREQTGLGAFTAEDFGWKTIGWVLKNTGIGINFGTTILLGFIVGMAIAGQTFYLFTVENLRQFGALKAMGASTFTLARMILLQAFTVGLTGYGVGIGLATGFGFLTARSGGLPFIETWQLLLLVLVALLAICAFSALISIIKLARLEPAVVFR
- a CDS encoding ABC transporter ATP-binding protein; this translates as MTDHHTPSAAVSLRGIVKSFGTGDTKVTVLRGIDLDIYLGEMLLLVGESGGGKTTLLSAIAGILDIDEGNIDVLGVPLSALPAGKRTTFRGQTMGFIYQQFNLLPALTAAENVAVPLLIQRINRSEALRRARVMLDRVGLGDRAEFLPKSLSGGQQQRVAIARALVNEPRLLICDEPTAALDGPNGQKIMELLREVGRAPDRCVVIVTHDSRIFHFGDRMANLTDGRIVGIETITREGTA